One window of the Halobacillus litoralis genome contains the following:
- a CDS encoding rhomboid family intramembrane serine protease — protein sequence MFIQQEFYLWKLTYDLVIGQDFQVLHMNTEEGEVWLEKGSKWKTHVVRLKHKQINWRSELKRDVEATYEQLKNNRQLFRGGKVHLHSLYISEHPPVDEWEDITEQLPDSKIPTRLYYLSDSNKDKEKSRFYDTVGLNEPLIDQHINEQEMEAMIPYIKQQVVSQDRTQKKRMQSLFEFGKPRITYVLLMLNILIFTYVEWKGDSTSVLTLIEFGAKYNPAIISGEWWRIATSMFLHIGTLHLLMNMFALFYLGTAVEKIYGTWRFFVIYMLAGIFGGVASFMLNPHVAAGASGAIFGLFGALLYFGVQHKRLFFRTMGWNLLFIIGLNIVFGLLVPQVDNGAHMGGLIGGFLASALINMPGQKNKKLQSSAFLLYLIILGAMVFMGATSIFNGEQTLSQVQETQELNQKEAYDIVIEKTTAALDDPGEYEAELLFNRSYAYYQTEEIDRARKDLHAVIDLAPDMAEAHYNLALLYQSEGELEKAGEHAATAVDLKPDQEDFQNLNKELQ from the coding sequence GTGTTCATTCAGCAAGAGTTTTACTTATGGAAATTGACATACGATCTTGTTATCGGCCAAGATTTTCAAGTATTGCATATGAATACGGAAGAAGGAGAAGTGTGGCTCGAGAAAGGTTCCAAATGGAAAACCCATGTCGTTCGCCTGAAGCATAAACAGATCAACTGGAGAAGTGAGCTGAAAAGAGATGTAGAGGCCACTTATGAACAATTGAAAAATAACCGCCAGCTTTTTCGTGGCGGAAAGGTCCACTTACATAGTTTATATATATCTGAACATCCGCCGGTAGATGAATGGGAGGATATTACGGAACAGCTTCCGGATTCAAAAATACCTACAAGGCTTTATTACTTATCTGATAGCAATAAAGATAAAGAGAAGTCACGTTTCTACGATACAGTTGGTTTGAATGAACCATTGATTGATCAACACATCAATGAACAAGAAATGGAAGCGATGATTCCATATATTAAGCAACAGGTCGTCAGTCAGGATCGAACTCAGAAGAAACGAATGCAATCTTTATTTGAGTTCGGTAAACCGAGAATAACCTATGTTTTATTGATGTTGAATATACTGATCTTTACGTATGTGGAGTGGAAGGGGGACAGCACCTCTGTTCTTACCCTGATTGAGTTTGGTGCAAAATACAACCCTGCCATTATATCTGGGGAATGGTGGCGGATCGCAACATCCATGTTTTTGCATATTGGTACTTTGCATTTATTGATGAATATGTTTGCGTTATTTTATTTAGGTACAGCTGTGGAGAAGATTTACGGCACTTGGCGTTTTTTCGTCATTTATATGCTGGCTGGTATCTTCGGCGGGGTGGCAAGTTTCATGTTGAATCCCCATGTGGCCGCTGGTGCTTCAGGTGCAATTTTTGGTTTGTTTGGTGCGCTTCTCTATTTCGGGGTTCAGCATAAGCGTTTGTTTTTCCGGACAATGGGGTGGAATTTATTATTTATTATCGGCTTGAATATCGTCTTTGGATTACTTGTCCCTCAAGTGGATAACGGAGCCCATATGGGAGGATTGATAGGTGGCTTCCTGGCTTCGGCACTTATTAATATGCCAGGGCAAAAAAATAAAAAGCTGCAGAGTTCAGCTTTCCTCCTTTATCTTATAATACTGGGAGCAATGGTCTTTATGGGGGCGACCAGCATCTTTAATGGCGAGCAGACATTATCCCAAGTCCAGGAAACTCAAGAACTCAATCAAAAGGAAGCCTATGATATTGTAATAGAAAAGACGACAGCCGCCCTCGATGATCCTGGGGAATATGAAGCGGAATTACTGTTTAATCGTTCCTATGCTTATTATCAAACAGAGGAAATCGATCGAGCACGTAAAGACTTACATGCAGTCATCGATCTTGCTCCTGATATGGCTGAGGCACATTATAACTTAGCTCTTTTATACCAGAGTGAAGGTGAATTGGAAAAAGCGGGTGAACATGCCGCTACAGCCGTTGACTTGAAACCAGACCAGGAGGATTTCCAAAATTTAAATAAAGAACTTCAATAG
- a CDS encoding spore germination protein, translating to MEEQLLFDNYEKNVSYMRERLGVDESFDMIHLDLVYAGRGMSLFLVDGFVKDEILHYLMKLLSRLDKEQLDPDPLEQLLKTHLPYVELDEQKDLNKAADNVLAGPTALLVEGVDKIIMIDARTYPVRGPKEPDLERVVRGSRDGFVETIVFNTALTRRRVRDRSLRMEYLKIGRRSQTDVCLCYLKDIAETDRIEHLQRVLQEIDTDALPMAEKTIEEYISGQHWNPYPVVRYTERPDTAAAHLYEGHILIIIDGSPSVMITPATFWHHLQHAEEYRQKPLVGAYLRWVRFFAFFASIFILPLYFLVSKQPVLLPENLSFIGPSEAGTIPLIVQFLIAEVGIDMLRMAAIHTPSSLGTALGLVAAILIGQVAVDVGLFSSEVVLYLALAAIGTFATPSYEIGLADRISRLALLLVTGLFGVKGYVIGVTFWLLYLSHMQTFKTPYLWPFMPFSWKPLRDVLIRSPIPLKNRRPAFLHPKDPDR from the coding sequence ATGGAAGAACAGCTTTTGTTTGATAACTATGAGAAAAATGTCTCCTACATGCGGGAAAGACTTGGTGTGGATGAAAGTTTTGATATGATCCATTTAGACTTGGTGTATGCAGGAAGAGGCATGTCGCTATTTCTCGTGGATGGGTTCGTCAAAGATGAGATACTGCATTATTTGATGAAATTGCTTTCTCGTTTAGATAAAGAACAGCTTGATCCAGATCCCTTAGAGCAATTGTTGAAAACGCACTTACCCTATGTGGAGCTGGATGAACAAAAGGATTTGAATAAAGCGGCTGATAATGTTTTAGCCGGGCCAACGGCTCTTCTTGTTGAAGGTGTAGATAAGATCATCATGATTGATGCCAGGACTTATCCAGTCCGTGGACCAAAAGAGCCTGATTTAGAGAGAGTTGTTCGTGGCTCAAGAGATGGTTTTGTTGAAACAATTGTATTCAACACAGCTTTGACGAGACGACGGGTCAGGGACAGATCATTACGGATGGAATATCTCAAAATCGGACGTCGTTCACAAACCGATGTGTGCTTGTGTTATTTGAAAGATATTGCGGAGACGGATCGGATCGAACACTTACAGAGAGTTTTGCAGGAAATCGATACGGATGCTCTGCCAATGGCTGAAAAGACAATCGAAGAATATATAAGTGGTCAGCATTGGAACCCTTATCCAGTGGTTCGCTATACCGAAAGGCCGGATACGGCAGCGGCTCACCTTTACGAAGGACACATATTGATCATCATTGATGGATCACCGAGTGTGATGATCACGCCAGCGACTTTTTGGCATCACCTCCAGCATGCGGAAGAATATCGCCAAAAACCACTTGTAGGAGCATACCTCCGCTGGGTTCGTTTTTTTGCATTTTTTGCTTCGATTTTCATTTTACCTTTATATTTTCTGGTATCAAAACAACCTGTCCTCCTTCCGGAAAATTTATCCTTTATCGGCCCTTCAGAAGCGGGGACCATCCCTTTGATTGTCCAGTTTCTTATTGCCGAAGTTGGAATTGATATGTTGAGGATGGCAGCCATCCATACGCCTTCCTCTCTCGGAACCGCTTTGGGTTTGGTGGCCGCTATATTAATCGGTCAAGTGGCTGTAGATGTAGGATTGTTTTCAAGCGAAGTCGTCTTGTATTTAGCATTAGCTGCTATTGGAACTTTTGCTACTCCAAGTTACGAAATAGGACTCGCAGATCGAATATCAAGGCTTGCTTTATTACTTGTCACAGGCTTGTTCGGTGTAAAAGGTTATGTAATCGGGGTCACCTTCTGGTTGCTTTACCTTTCTCACATGCAAACATTTAAAACTCCTTACCTATGGCCTTTCATGCCATTTTCCTGGAAGCCATTGAGAGATGTCTTGATTCGGTCCCCTATTCCACTTAAAAACAGAAGACCGGCCTTTCTTCATCCAAAAGACCCTGACCGATGA
- a CDS encoding YqgQ family protein has translation MRTIYDVQQFLKKFGTIIYVGDRIADLELMEDEVRELYKSQCMTIEDYQMAILLLRSEMTRLRDRKKGEEDRWDKRFI, from the coding sequence GTGAGAACAATTTATGATGTACAACAATTTCTGAAGAAGTTCGGTACTATTATATACGTAGGTGATCGTATAGCCGATCTTGAATTGATGGAAGACGAAGTCCGTGAGTTGTATAAATCACAATGTATGACCATTGAGGACTATCAGATGGCTATCTTGTTGCTGCGAAGTGAAATGACGCGGCTACGGGATCGGAAGAAGGGGGAAGAAGACCGGTGGGACAAACGTTTTATTTAG